The Methanococcus voltae PS genomic interval TTTTAATTATGTGTTAATCTTAGAAATTAACTGAGGGACATTATGATTATTTTTAAAAAAATTGATGATTTAAATGAAGAAGAAATTCAAAAAATAATGGACAGAAATAAGACTAATATGGACAATATATTGCCAATAGTCGGCGATATCCTCAAAAATGTTAGGGAAAATAAAGATTCTGCATTGAAAGAATATACAAAAAAGTTTGACGGTGTCGATATCGAAAACTTTAGGGTTACTAAAGAAGAAATTGAGACTGCGTATGAAAATGTAGATTCTAAAGTCGTATGTAGCTTAGAACAAGCTCACGAAAATATCTACGAGTTCCACAAAGCTCAACTTGATAATTTAAAAGAATGGGCATTGGAAAAAGATGGAATTAGTACTGGACAAATCATAAGACCTATTGAAAAAGCGGGTTGCTACGTTCCAGGTGGGAAAGCTTTCTATCCATCATCTGTCTTAATGACCACAATTCCTGCAAAGGTTGCAGGCGTTAAAGAAGTCGTTGTAACATCCCCTCCAAATGGAACCAAGGGTAATTATGCAACCTTAGTGGCTTCTGATATTTGTAAGGTAGATAGCATCTTTAAACTAGGGGGTGCTCAAGCAATTGCAAGTTTAGCATATGGTACTGAAAGCATTCCTAAAGTTGATATTATCGTAGGTCCGGGTAACATATTTGTTACAACCGCTAAAAAATTAGTTTACGGAGAAGTAGCAATTGATTTCCCAGCGGGGCCATCAGAAGTCTTAATAATTTGCGATGAGGAAACAAATGTGGATTATGTGGCTCTTGACTTCTTAGCACAGGCTGAACACGACCCTAATGCATCTTGTGTGATTACAACTACTTCAGAAGATAAAGCGGTTGAAATTAAGAACCGAATAATTGAAACTGCACAGAATGCTAAGAGAAAGGAAATAATAGTAAAAGCTTTGGAAAATTCCGCAATAGTTTACGGTAGTTTAGACCAATGTATAGACTTATCAAACGAATATGCTCCAGAGCACCTTGAAATAATGACCAAAAACCCAAGAGAAGTTTTAAAATACATTAATAATGCAGGAAGCATATTTTTGGGTCACTACGCACCAGTACCGGTTGGTGATTATGCAAGCGGTACAAATCACGTTTTACCAACGTCAGGATGTGCAAAAATGTACTCAGGACTTAGCGTAGAAACATTTATTAAAAAGCCTACAGTTCAGGAATTAACTAGAGATGGCTTAAAAAGTATTGCAGATGTTGTAACCACCATTGCAGAAGCAGAAGGTTTATATAACCACGCTGAAGCAATTAAAGGTAGGTTAAAATAGATGTAAAAATAAAATATATGCTAATCTATAAATAATATCGTAAATAGATAGGATATCAAATAATAATACTAATAATACTAATAACACCAATAATACCAACAATATGGTGCAAATATAATATTATTTGATATTATTATTTTTTTAAAATATGGGATTATTTAAAATATATTAAATACGATTTTAAATACCTTTAAATATTTACATTAAGAATTTAAAAAATTTAAAAAAAATTTAAAAATAAAAATAAAGAATTTACGATTTACAAAAAAGTGAAAACATGTTAGGATTTGAACAAATTATACTAGGTATAGTCCAGGGATTTACAGAATTTTTACCCGTTTCAAGCTCTGGACACTTGGCAATTATCTCCAAATTGTTGTCAATTGAACCACAGATAAGTTATTTTGCAGCTTTGCATTTTGCTACTTTTTTGGCAGTTTTTATGTTCGTTAAAGAGGACGTAATAGAAATTACCAAAGGATTAGTTAAAAAAGATAAATCCTCTATGGATTTAAGTTTTAAATTGATTATATCAACCATACCAGCCGTTATCGTAGGATTATTGTTAAAAAACTTTTTTACGTCATTTTACGGTTCTTTAAAATTTATCGGTTTATTCTTAGCTATTACTGGTATTATGATGATTATGTCGGATAAAATAAACCATGGAACTAAATCCATGTATGATATAAGCCATAAAGACGCTTTATTGGTCGGAATCACTCAAGCATTTGCAATATTACCTGGAATTTCACGTAGTGGTTCTACCCTATTTACTTCAGTATATAGGGGAATGAAAAAAGAGGACGCATTTAAATACTCATTTATAATGAGTTTACCAGTTACAGCAGGTGCTGGAGTTCTTGAATTAAGCGACGTAGCATTAACTTTTGAGTCAATTGTTGGATTAGTGTTCGCCACACTTTCGGGATTAATTGCCTTATCAATTGTTAAAAAATTAATAATAAACAATAAATTAAAAATATTTGGGTATTATTGTATTATAATGTCAATTTTGGTAATAATGTTCCTATAATAACGGCATTATCAATATTATTGCTAGTATTATCAATATTAGTAACAATATTGTTGATATTATTAGCGATATTATTACCCATTTTACTTTTTTTCTTCTTCTTTTTCGTATATTACTTCAATGCTAGTACTATTTTTTAAATTATATGTAATATTAGAGTCTTTAAACATATTAATGTCATCCTTATCTGATTTTTTAATATCCTGACTTTCTTGACTATCAACATCTTTATTCCCTTTTTCAACCGTATCACTTAATTTCCCCATCTTTTTCATATCACCTTTTAAAGTTTCTGTCTCTTCGTCGTAATTATATAGTTTATCGTCTTTAGAACCTTTTTTTCCAAACTCACTTGTCTTATATCTCTTCCATATCAATAATATAACTATTAAAAGTAGCAATAGAATAAATAACAAATAAATTTCTTTTTCATAAACCCCTAAACTTCCTAACGATGATATACTATTTGAAGTCCCGCCCGATACTTCAGTGGCTTTTAAAATTATCGGATATCCAAAAGCTGTTTGAAAATTTATTAAAAAAATGCCTGTAGCAATTATTTCAGTTAATTTGCTCAATGGCAACACCCCCTCAACATTTGTTATATAAGTATTATCCTATTCAATTATTGAGTTATTGATTTACTTATTTGTTAATTTGTTAATTTGTTAATTTAAAAATACAAATTTATAATTACATAGTTATATATTTTTATGAATTTTATGATTTTTATAACTTAATATTTAGAGTTAGATTTTTAAAAATTCAAACAAAAAAAGTATTATATTTATTGAGTTTATTCTATTTTCTATTGATTTATTTATTATTTATTACTTATTATTTAGCCCTATTTTAAGCTTAAATCCAACATAACTCTGTGATAACCTAATTCTTTTAACTTTGTATCAATTTCTTCAAATATATTGGTTTTTAAAAATTTCTGTGCATCTTTGTTGCTTACTTCAATTATTGCAATGTCTTTTAAAGTTCTAACTCTAAAATAACCCGTAATATCCAATAGATTCATTATAAAATCTTCTGCAAGTTCTGACATTTGCATTTTTTCTTTGGTTATTGGCGTATCCAAGACTCTTGTAGCTATGCAAGTTTCTTTTTTTGGAATATCTAATCCCAGATAGTATGAAAATTCTTTTACATCATCTTTTGTTATTTTATTATCTGCTAAGGGTGAAACAACCCCATACTCACGATAAGCATCTAAACCAGGTCTATCTTCTACAAGGTCCTCGTAAATAGTACCATCAACGATAATATCATATTCCAATTGGTCTTTTATTTCAGTTAAAATTTTTGCCATTATCTTTTTACATTCGTAACATCTATTTTCTACGCAAGCGTTTTCATCCAATTGATTAACATCGATAACAACGTGTTTTAAATTCATTAGTTTTGCCTTTTTTTCAGCGTATTTCAAAGCACTTTTTGAAAAAAATCCATTATCAATAGTTACTGCAACACATTCGTCTCCATTTTGAGCTAATTTTGCTACTAAAGTACTATCTATCCCGCCAGAGTAAGAAACAATTACTTTTTTACCCCTAAAAAAATTTTTTATATCTTTAAATTTTTCTTTATCCATATTTTCGCCTAAATTATTAAAAATATTTAAAATAATGCCATATCATTTTGAATATATTATATAATCTGTTTTATATTCTCAAATATTGCATTAATCCAAATATTGCATATATTTCGATTTTTAAATAAATTAATTGTATTTTTTAATTCTATCTTTAAATATATTTTTAAGTATATCTTTAATTATTGAACTAATTCATAATTATAGGAGTTTTCATACATCTCTTGTGAAAAACTACGGCTCATTTCTGAACCTATACCTTTACCAACGTAATAAAAAGCTTCTTTTGAGCTAAATCCAAATAATGTGTCGGCTCTAGTATCTTCTTTTGAATAGGTCTTAATCGATACATCGTTAGGTGATAAGTTTGTACGTTTTGCCAATACTTTAACTGCTTGGTCGAAATCTCCATTCTCGTCAACTAAACCGAGCTTTAAAGCATCTCTACCATCGTAAATTTTACCTTGTGCAAGATTATTGGCTTGTTCATAGGTCATATTCCTATCTTCTGCTACTTGCGATACAAATTCCACGTATGAATTATTAACCATTCTTTGCAACATTGCATGTTCTTCTTCAGTCATTGGACGATATGGTGACGCAATATCTTTGTATTTACCGCCTTTGATAATTGTAGAGTTTACGCCTATTTTTTCCATTAATCCATAGTAATGTAAGATATCCATTCTTACCCCAATACTACCGACGATCGCTTCTTTTTCGGATATGATATACCCTGTTGATGAAGCGGCACTATAAGCTGCAGATGCGCCCATAGCTTCAATGTATGCTATTGTAGGTTTAGTTTTTGATACTTCTTTTATTTTTTTAGCTAATTTAGTACTTGCTATGCTACTACCGCCAGGTGAGTTTATTTTTATGATTATACCTTTGATATCAGGGTTTTTTTCAGCTTCGTCCAACCAATCAATGTAATCATAAACATCTGGAGGATATTCTGTGAATAAATCATCTTGAGGCGTGTCTAAATACAAAGCACCGTTAAAATCAATTAATGCAATGTTTGCGTGTTCTTCTTCAGCCCCTAATAAATTTACGAAGTATAATGAACTTGTTAATAATATTGCAATTACGATGATTACAATGAATAAATACACTAAACTTTTAGAATTCTTATTTTTAGTTTTAGTTTTAGATTCATGTTTATCGATAGATTTATTTGTATTTTTATCGTTATCGTTATTATTCGTATTATTGGTATTTGCAATTATATTATTGTTGTTATTATCTTTTGGTTCATCGTTCAATTCATTTTGATTATTTTCGGAATCAGGTTTTGATTCATCTTCGAACTTCATAATGTACCTCTTTATGTTGTATGTGTAAATTTGTTTTAATCATATAAATTAAGGTTTTGCATATATTCTTAAATATATCCACAATATCTATTATCCTAATCAAAATATAAATAAGTATGATAAAAAAATGCTAAATTAAAGTATAAAATGGATAAAATAATAAGAAAAAATAAGAAAAAATAACAAATTCCCTATAAATAGCAATTTAAACTAAATTTTAAGATAATTACATTTCACGATATACTCTTGGTTTTGGTTCGTAAATTTCGGAATTATCGATTAGTTCTTCTAAAATTCCATCTAACTCCTCTTCAGAGATTTCTGCCAAATCTAAAATATCGTAGTAACCTATTTCATTATTATTTTTTATAATATCTAAAACGTTATCTTTAGCATCTAATTCTCCAAAAAGTTCTTCCAAAGCTTCGTTTTCCATATCTTCAAATCCATCACCTGATGAACCGCTGGAACCGGAAAACTCGCCTTCTTGGTACTCATCTCTATTGTATGTTTGATTACCTTCGTCATTCACGTATTTTCTAGTTTCTTCGATTTCTTTTTCCCTAAGTTGAGTCCATTTTTCGGCATTTTCGGATTTATTACTGAGAACTTCCAAAGAAACGTATCTTTCTTCATTATATATCCCGATTCTTCCGATTATATCCACCAAATCGCCTTCTTGGAATTTGTTTTCGGAAGTATTTTCAAAATCCTTTACAACAACGTCGTTTACTTGGAATGTTTTTACGCCTTCTTGCGTAATGTTAGAAGCTTTTCCTAGTAATCTAACTCTGTGAATGTATTTTCCATTTAAATTTAAAGCTTTATTCGATATTTCATTGTTTAAAAACTCTTCTGGCTTTATTTTGTATGCTACATACCTAATCATAACTTCACCCTAAAATAACTATAAATAATTATGTTGTATAAATCATAATTAATTTTGGTTTTTATACCATTAGTCTATTAGTTTATAATATTGGTTGTTTTTATAAATTATTATTTGTATCCAAATATTACTTATTTTTATTTTTCACATTAAAATTATTATTTTAAATTAATTTAAAATTAGTTTTACTTTTATTTTTAATTTTATTTTTACGATTAATATTCGTCCAATTCGTACTCATTGATTATATATCCGTGTTTAGTTTTTGGTGCAATACTCTTAATTAAATGCAACAATGCTGGACTAACGTCTCCTTCATAATCTTCGTAATATTTATAGTTTTTTGAGTATTTAAACTCTTCTTCGTCTTTTTCATCAATTATAATAGATATTCTAATACCGCCGTGTACATCTTTATCGAAATTTAATGTATTTGAAAAAGCAGCTTGTTTATTTATGTAAAATTTAGATAATTTATCTGAAGCTCCTCTTTCTAAAACCATTCTTCCAGTATCCAATATTTCCTCAGTTCGTAATAATTGTTTAAATACATTAATATCTTTTGCAGTTCCTAAAACATATTTTTGGTCTTCCAAAGTTAATTCTGCGTCAGGAAATATGTTTTTTATTGCTTTAGCTACTTTATCATAGCTTTCAGTTGGTTTTAAAAATGCTCGTAAGTTTATAATCATAATATGCCCTCAAAATCTTGTATAATATCTTGTATAATGAATAATAATATCATATTACCCCTATATTCGTATCGCTTAATAATTAATAATTATAATCAATAATTTTATAATAATCTAGTAATAGTACCCCATTGTTTATTAAGTTTACATTTTTCAATAGGTATTTTAAGAAATAATATTCTTTGCAATTAAAAAATGATAATTAAGTATATAAATAAGTAAGGAATGATTAATAAATAAATTAACAAAATTTAACAATATTAATTATAATTATGTTGCATTATGTTATGATTTAATAGATTGTTAAACTTAAAAGGTGAGATAAATGGACCCAAGACAACAACAAACACAACCTACTAGAGTTAGAACTCCAAGAAAAGAAGAAAATGAACTTTTAGGAATTATCGAACAAATGTTAGGCGCAAGTAGAGTAAGAGTAAGATGTATGGACGGTAAATTAAGAATGGGAAGAATTCCTGGTAAATTAAAAAGAAAAATCTGGGTAAGAGAAAACGATGTTGTAATTGTAACCCCTTGGGAAGTACAAGGAGACGAAAAATGCGATATTATCTGGAGATACACAAAAGGACAAGTTGACTGGTTAAATAAAAGAGGATACTTAGATTTCATGCATCAGTAACTTCGTTCATAGGGCGAAATCATGAAAAACGTAAAAAATAATGACATAAATACCGTATCTGACGATTTAGATAAGGATATAAGTTGGGATATGGAAAATATCAAGGAATATGATTTGAAAAACGAAAATGAAAAAGAGCATATTACTAAAAAAGACCAACAAAGAATCGACAAGGAATATCAGAAAAAAATTGTTGAAAGGAAAAAGAAGTTTTTAGAAAGTTTAAAAACTGAAAATGAAGTTTTTGACAAACGTACGTTAATGAATTTGTACAACTTACTTGTTGGTAAACATGTTGACGAACTCTCTGGGATTATTAATTCAGGCAAAGAAGCGGTTGTATTCCGAGCCGAGGGAACAGACAGCGAAACTGGAGAATTAGAGGAATATGCTGTAAAAGTATATCGTGTTTCAAATTGTGACTTTAAAACTATGT includes:
- the hisD gene encoding histidinol dehydrogenase; amino-acid sequence: MIFKKIDDLNEEEIQKIMDRNKTNMDNILPIVGDILKNVRENKDSALKEYTKKFDGVDIENFRVTKEEIETAYENVDSKVVCSLEQAHENIYEFHKAQLDNLKEWALEKDGISTGQIIRPIEKAGCYVPGGKAFYPSSVLMTTIPAKVAGVKEVVVTSPPNGTKGNYATLVASDICKVDSIFKLGGAQAIASLAYGTESIPKVDIIVGPGNIFVTTAKKLVYGEVAIDFPAGPSEVLIICDEETNVDYVALDFLAQAEHDPNASCVITTTSEDKAVEIKNRIIETAQNAKRKEIIVKALENSAIVYGSLDQCIDLSNEYAPEHLEIMTKNPREVLKYINNAGSIFLGHYAPVPVGDYASGTNHVLPTSGCAKMYSGLSVETFIKKPTVQELTRDGLKSIADVVTTIAEAEGLYNHAEAIKGRLK
- a CDS encoding undecaprenyl-diphosphate phosphatase, producing the protein MLGFEQIILGIVQGFTEFLPVSSSGHLAIISKLLSIEPQISYFAALHFATFLAVFMFVKEDVIEITKGLVKKDKSSMDLSFKLIISTIPAVIVGLLLKNFFTSFYGSLKFIGLFLAITGIMMIMSDKINHGTKSMYDISHKDALLVGITQAFAILPGISRSGSTLFTSVYRGMKKEDAFKYSFIMSLPVTAGAGVLELSDVALTFESIVGLVFATLSGLIALSIVKKLIINNKLKIFGYYCIIMSILVIMFL
- the larE gene encoding ATP-dependent sacrificial sulfur transferase LarE; the protein is MDKEKFKDIKNFFRGKKVIVSYSGGIDSTLVAKLAQNGDECVAVTIDNGFFSKSALKYAEKKAKLMNLKHVVIDVNQLDENACVENRCYECKKIMAKILTEIKDQLEYDIIVDGTIYEDLVEDRPGLDAYREYGVVSPLADNKITKDDVKEFSYYLGLDIPKKETCIATRVLDTPITKEKMQMSELAEDFIMNLLDITGYFRVRTLKDIAIIEVSNKDAQKFLKTNIFEEIDTKLKELGYHRVMLDLSLK
- the sppA gene encoding signal peptide peptidase SppA → MKFEDESKPDSENNQNELNDEPKDNNNNNIIANTNNTNNNDNDKNTNKSIDKHESKTKTKNKNSKSLVYLFIVIIVIAILLTSSLYFVNLLGAEEEHANIALIDFNGALYLDTPQDDLFTEYPPDVYDYIDWLDEAEKNPDIKGIIIKINSPGGSSIASTKLAKKIKEVSKTKPTIAYIEAMGASAAYSAASSTGYIISEKEAIVGSIGVRMDILHYYGLMEKIGVNSTIIKGGKYKDIASPYRPMTEEEHAMLQRMVNNSYVEFVSQVAEDRNMTYEQANNLAQGKIYDGRDALKLGLVDENGDFDQAVKVLAKRTNLSPNDVSIKTYSKEDTRADTLFGFSSKEAFYYVGKGIGSEMSRSFSQEMYENSYNYELVQ
- a CDS encoding winged helix-turn-helix domain-containing protein, translated to MIRYVAYKIKPEEFLNNEISNKALNLNGKYIHRVRLLGKASNITQEGVKTFQVNDVVVKDFENTSENKFQEGDLVDIIGRIGIYNEERYVSLEVLSNKSENAEKWTQLREKEIEETRKYVNDEGNQTYNRDEYQEGEFSGSSGSSGDGFEDMENEALEELFGELDAKDNVLDIIKNNNEIGYYDILDLAEISEEELDGILEELIDNSEIYEPKPRVYREM
- a CDS encoding RNA-binding domain-containing protein; its protein translation is MIINLRAFLKPTESYDKVAKAIKNIFPDAELTLEDQKYVLGTAKDINVFKQLLRTEEILDTGRMVLERGASDKLSKFYINKQAAFSNTLNFDKDVHGGIRISIIIDEKDEEEFKYSKNYKYYEDYEGDVSPALLHLIKSIAPKTKHGYIINEYELDEY
- the eif1A gene encoding translation initiation factor eIF-1A encodes the protein MDPRQQQTQPTRVRTPRKEENELLGIIEQMLGASRVRVRCMDGKLRMGRIPGKLKRKIWVRENDVVIVTPWEVQGDEKCDIIWRYTKGQVDWLNKRGYLDFMHQ